The following nucleotide sequence is from Coffea eugenioides isolate CCC68of chromosome 10, Ceug_1.0, whole genome shotgun sequence.
GAAAGGGTGAAAGAGATGAAGTCCATTCCCATTACTCTCTTCCAAGGAAGAAACAGAAACTCTGGTTCCATGAATTGACCACCATTCTACCCTGTCGTATTCAAGATACATTCCTCTCCTTACCATGAATATATCTGTATTTCCTCCAAATTCCTGGCCTACAAGAGAACTCATTGCCTCTTCACTTGGTATATgagtaattttttaaacttaaaCTCCAAAGTAAATGAATGCTTCCTTGGCGTCACATGAACTTCAACATGATGGGACTCCTTCTCCTCTtctcattcttttcttttctttttttcccgtcttgttcttcttcttattctctctctctctcttctctctctctctctctctctcttgttttggGGGGGGTGTTGGTAGGTGCTGAGCTGAGCTGGGAGAGTCACAACACAGAGGAAAGCTTCACCTCTCTCCTCTCTCAACCTTTGAAAACTAGGATGTTATATAGATGTCAGCTGTAAAGTTAATTCCATTACAAGGAACATCAACATTAGATGTAGCAGTATTAGTCCACAATATCCTAGTCATATTCAGACCAGAAAATATGAGCAGAGTGCAAAAAACTTATAAGTCACTTCAAATGAAAAGCATTTTGATGCCAAAAAACTAACTGAAAGGACTTTACCcaggaaaaataaagaaagggaCTTCAGTGCAGACAATATATCAAATGGACCGGCTTGACGCATACAAGGCTGAGTCATTTATCAACATAAGGTAAAGAACACAGACAGCAGTCTTGATGGTAATTAAAATAAGCTCTGAGATTTAAATACTTTATTTGGTTTCTGGGTTTCTCAGACAAGCTGGATTTTGCTTTGGTCCacctataattttttttaacccgTTCAGTATATAGTAGGTAACTTAGTTATCTCGTCTCCAGAAAAgaggaggaaaaaggaaaaagaaagcgaGAAAGCTTGAAGCATTTGATTTTGACTGATATTATTGAACCTTAAACTCACCTCCTGTTAGTCTCACCAATCCTGATCTGAGCACCGTATGGAAAAATTTTCCTGACCGTTCCCTCAAGAAGTGTCCCCTCTTGAAGATTAAGGACTTCCTGTCACACAAAATAAGCAGGAACCTTCAGAAGGTGAGAGGAAAGACACCTAAGAAGCAATGAATAAACACAAAACTGGAGAAAGACAAAAGTAATATAAGACTCAAAGATCATAAGGTATAACATGAAGTGGAAAAGAAAATGTCAATCAAAAAACTGACCCAAGCATCCTTCTCACTGAGTATCAGATCATTTGTATCTTCATTTATTCTCGTAATAAACACATAGAGCCAGCAACCAACCTGCGAATAGCTAAAAAGGCACAATGAATGTAGAATATGTAGTTAATCCCAACTATAAATGAATTAGTCATAAGCATTTTTATCAACCAAGAGCAACAAAGAAAAGAAGCCATCACGGGCATTTCTGTCCTTCCATCACCATATATGCCAATTAAAAGGTTGGTGTCAGCAAACCCAATCTGAAAGGCTCCTCAGTCAATAAAACTCattttgtttgggttttagCTAAAACTACTGACTAGAACTTCTTCTCATTTCTGGCTCTTTTTAGTCCAGATTCCAAATGAATATCTGTCAGGCACATTATAGATCGTCCAGGAAGAGGTCTAAATAATCTTTAAGGTGGATACATGCATCCATTAAGTacaaaccaaaaccaaaagaaaaaccaaTATAAACCAGTTGTAAGAATTTTAAGAAGGCTTTCAACTCACATTCTCTTTCAGCTGAGTGTAATTGCTGATCTTATTCATCAACTCAATCTTCGGAAGAAAGGCACGTAAACCCTGCAGAATCACATTTAAACAGTCAATAACTAAGGTATATAGTTGTCAAAATTCAGATAGCGCTTCTGTttacgagagagagagagagagaccacCTCTATTCTAGTAAGAAGACCACCAGTATTCCACTCTGTTATTTTGATGAGAATAGGTTCATTGAGTTGCTTTATCTGCATGAGGTATAGCATAACTCCAAACATTAttgaaattaaaagaattagCTTTACTGGAGTTACAATTGAAGCTAGTAATATTAAACAATTCAAAATAAACATCAATTCTAGGTTTCAACTTAAGAAAAAGGGCTAAAAAATGTTTTATATTCTCCTTTAGCTCTAGGTACTTGCAACAAAACAGAACGGGACATGTAAACAGCTATACCAAGCAGCATTAGCAGACATTTAACGGCTTTCTTGTTAAATCCAGAATTTACATGTTATTCAATCTCAATGACTCTAATGGCCAAAGATAGCCAAGCTAGATGTTTGGTCAACAATTCATAATTGTCTAGGAAGTAGACAGTagttagttcttttttttttttgggggggggctGCTCATATGAACCATCAAAGGTGCTTCTTTCTCCAACTTCAGGTATTTATATGTCCATTCAAACCAACATCCTGCACTCTTTAAATCTTGGACATGTCAAAAACAATACCAGAACTTtacacaaaaaaataaaaaataaaaaaatggagGACATATGACTGTTGGTTTTGCTATGAAAAGGAGTTTGATGCCAGAGAATGGCATACTATGACTCTGTTTGCTAGGCTTACTATGACTCTGTTTGCTAGGCTAAGGAATACAAAAAGGTACAAGAACAAAGGAAAATGACATTGGCCAAGTCTAATGAGCATTATACCCATGAATGCAGAATTATGCTTCAACCCGACTTCTCTAGTTTTCTGCAAAttacaaatgcattttcaaatgatatGCCTTTAAATTCTTGTCTAAGTAAGCATTATTACCATAGAGATGATCTCAACTAATCTTAGTTAGCTCTAAATTCCTTTCCTAGATAACTCCATTTTCAATAcaaaacaaagggaaaaaaaaaagttaaaaagaaaAGGGCACCGAGCAGGAGTTATCCACTCGTGTTTATGTATATGCTTCTCATCCACAAAATAGTTATATTGTGTTAACCACAGAGTCTATGTGTTGAGTATACTCCAAAAAGTGCTTGACAAAAATTGCTCAAATATTTGTCCTTTCTCCCTCCAAACCTCTCTACTTTCTCCATTTCCATACTAGGAACATTAACCAAATCTAAAAATTGGCTTTTAGGATTGCAAAATCTCCTTTTTCTCTAATATGGAACCAATTCAGGGGCACACATATCATATTGCAAATATGAGCAGAAGTGCTGTAGAACTGCCAAATAAAGGCTTGAGAAGGTGAGAAAAGAACCTGCCTCACACGATGCCAAGCAATACGTCTGAAGAGTCGTCTTGTTGACAATAATGGCCGGCCACTGAGTGTTCTTCCCAGAACCTCAGCATAAAGAAGTGTTCCAGGCGCTACTACTGGCCTACCTGGCATTGCTTCCCGACTCACAGCCTCATCATTCTTCACAATCCCCGCCTTCCCATTAACCATAAACTCCTCTGCATCGTTCTCTAAATTACATAACAAATAATTAATCTCTTTATCATACAGTGGCAGCACTTCTTTTGTCAACATTGTCCCTAGTATATCAGCACCAACATTCACATCAAGCCTATTCTCATTGCCTGAAACCACAACTCCAACAACCAAATCACCTGGTTTAGGCTCATAATACTCAATACTTACTTTCTCAATCTGATAACCTTCTCCAGTTTGACTCCCCTTTCCACCCTCTTCTACGTCAATTTCTTGCCGTAACTCATCTCTGGGCTTAAAAAACTTATAAAATTCCTCCAAGACATCGTCTTTATCATCCTTCTTCaattcttcctcttcaatttctgtTACAGAACCATCATCCATTTGCTTTGGAAAAGGCTTATCAAGCAATTCAAGCTCAtcaaaattctcaatttcagGCCTCACATGGGCACTCTTGAAATCCTCAAAGACTTCATTTTTAGAGCAAAATAAAACACGGGTTGTTCCCAAAATTGAATCTTTCGCACGAAATGACAGGTTCTTGAAAGATTTTGAGTTGAATTTATCTGGGGTTTTAGGGGAGCTGAAGAAAGCTCTGGTTTGAGTGGCAGAGTTAAAAATAACTGCACATCTTAGAGGTAAAGATGGATTAGCCAAGGAGAAATACTCACAGCAGTGAAGGAGTGGTGGCATGTCTGCTTATCCTCATCTACTTCTGACGCAGTTACAGCAGCTTTGCCGCTTCCTTTAATCCTTTAGCAGCGGTTAACGGAATTTGGGGTCCAAAATGTGGACTGTGGAGGCTAGCAAACAAGACAATTTAAACCAATTTAAACAAGACAAAATGCTACATGGTCTAAACCAATTCTTGTTACTGACCGAATTTTGACTTAATTTACTAATAGTTAAAATTCCTATACGTAACGAATATAATTGAATATATGTGAATTATCATTTTTTTGGTGGAGTCAAAGAAGTAGTGTTACTGGTTAAGTGTAGCCTAAtaacttttcttttattttttaatttttaattttttgggtaCAACCTTGTTTGTATTGTATTTgtggaaaatattttttaaagatttttagagatatctttttatctcacatacatcattttctaaaaaaaaaacggttacaataatttttttttacaaaaactccCCAAAAATACAATCCAATTGGAACCAAGAATGAATGGGGAGTTAAAAGGATAAGTGGATTATATATGCTAGAGTTTTGACTAGAGGCAATAGTCCTAAGATTTTTTTGGTTACATTTTACTATTTAAGTTTAATTTGTAACATTATTGAAATTCAGGGTATTTGTAGATTATTTTGTTGAGTTGTAATTGCTTTGTATTACTTTCACCATAGTGAGTTGCTTGTAATCttatactttaaaaaaaaaaaagaaagaatattGTGATCAAGCTAAATATCTTACAACACAACTGTTTATTTAtacgttttttttatttatttgataaaCCAAAATtagctaagaaaatattttttagaaatttaatgATATTATATATATCGTATCGTGTAgttccttcaaaaaacataaaGACAAAAATCCTATATTAAGAAAGCAGAGGTTTCAAATTCCACAAAAAGTGTGTACAAAATAGCTCTTGAGTTTGCTTAGAAAGCAAATTTTGTAGCAAAACATGAAGGAGAATCCACATGATTATGTGAATCATCTATCACTAGCTGATTTTTCAGTCCAGTTATTAATAAAATGATTTTGTGTTTACCAAACAAAAAGCCTTTCAAGAATTATTGATTGCCCTCTTTAATCATTACAAAACTTCTACCCCTATAACCCTCATGGGAATTCTTGTtaatgggaaaaaaaattctaattagTTCCTAGAGCACTGGGAGTACAGTTATCCATTTCATAGTGAACACACCCGTAATTAATTTATATCCTCTTAAACTGAcatatttttttccaatttaatTCATTTCTAAGAAAGCTAATTAACACATGCCGATTAGATTAAGGGCTCTGGTTAAGAGAAAACTCAATACTGTGATTTATCATGTATGTGGGTCACCTGGGCTGAAAAGCATGGGAAGTTTCGTCTTGCTTTCTTGACAGGGCTTTATCTGTCTAGAGCAGCTCTTTGGGCTGTGAAGTCAGATGCAGCCCAACCTCGCTACTTTTGTAATTTTCCTAAActatgtttttattttattttgatatCTTTATGAATTAGATATTTTTGGGGGtatttttgcaaattttgctATGTAACAATAtatgtgaaaaatttttactatatattatggattaatctttcctacactgacagtgtatacactatcagcgttggatgaatgacaactatgcaaatttgaatttgaaattcaacttttgcacatatgTCATAAATCtaacgctgatagtgtatacaccgtcagtgtaggaaagatttactcaTATATTATTAGGTgttttttgggatattttttaaggttgtattttaagatatttttagaATTAAAAATTGTTTAGgtgtattttttgaaaattaaaaaactaCCCACCATCGTCACCGCCTCTTCGCCCCCCTCCTCTTTTCTCATCctttccctctctttttctcctcccttttcctcttttttcttcccCTCTCCTACCAGATCTAGTCTGATTTAGTTGCGGGTTGCAATTTGGTCTACGATAGATCTAGTCTAGCCGCGGGCTGCAATTTGGCTCACAACCAGACTCAAGGGAAAGGAAAAGGGAAGGGTTGTAGGGAAGAGAGAGAGgggaaaggaaaagagagaaggaaggggaagaaaagaagagggaGAGAAGGGAGAAGCGATGATGGTAGTAGGGCTGGTGGTAGTGGTGACAGTGGAGGTGGAACAGAATGAGGGAGAAGGGATGAGGCGATAGTGGTGGTAGTGGGTGGAAGAAGAGAATGTGGTAATATTTGTaagttttttaatttcttttagttttataaGCTATACTTGTGATGCTGCAAATGTGGTCTTATCATGTAGTCCTAATTCGTGACCAAGTAGTTCATAGAAAAATGCATAATTCTACTCATTTGACGAAGTGTAAACTGTTGCAGAAGCGAAATACCCCATTTGAAAGGTGAGTTTTTTGATTGTtcgtctaaaactttactgtagaagtttttaaaaaaatttttgaagtgtattttttttttaa
It contains:
- the LOC113749885 gene encoding uncharacterized protein LOC113749885; the protein is MPPLLHCCEYFSLANPSLPLRCAVIFNSATQTRAFFSSPKTPDKFNSKSFKNLSFRAKDSILGTTRVLFCSKNEVFEDFKSAHVRPEIENFDELELLDKPFPKQMDDGSVTEIEEEELKKDDKDDVLEEFYKFFKPRDELRQEIDVEEGGKGSQTGEGYQIEKVSIEYYEPKPGDLVVGVVVSGNENRLDVNVGADILGTMLTKEVLPLYDKEINYLLCNLENDAEEFMVNGKAGIVKNDEAVSREAMPGRPVVAPGTLLYAEVLGRTLSGRPLLSTRRLFRRIAWHRVRQIKQLNEPILIKITEWNTGGLLTRIEGLRAFLPKIELMNKISNYTQLKENVGCWLYVFITRINEDTNDLILSEKDAWEVLNLQEGTLLEGTVRKIFPYGAQIRIGETNRSGLLHISNITRGRIASVSNLLEIDEKVKVLVVKSMFPDKISLSIAELESEPGLFLSNKEKVFAEAEEMAKKYRQKMPAVSAAQKSAPLPANSIPFEDEENILANWKWFIFDKDRVPNP